In one Gammaproteobacteria bacterium genomic region, the following are encoded:
- a CDS encoding CapA family protein produces the protein MTLLFLCGDVMTGRGIDQVLPHPSDPRLHEPYVRDARTYVELAERANGAIPRPASFAYIWGAALADLARVAPDARIVNLETSVTRSGAYWPGKGIHYRMHPANVGCLTAAGIDCCVLANNHVLDWGFDGLVETLDVLRGAGIRTAGAGRNLGEAQAPASIELGAGRVLVFACGAATSGIPSAWAATESAPGVRLLSDLSRAAARRLSRYIEPLKAAGDVVVVSVHWGGNWGYAIPEDERIFAHELIDGGCVDVVHGHSAHHAKGIEVYRGKLILYGCGDFLTDYEGITGHERYRGDLSLMYFVTLDASSGRLQRCEITPLKMLRFSLQRAADADAAWLAAMLTREGEALGTSASLSADGRLMLRFRVRA, from the coding sequence GTGACGCTGCTCTTCCTCTGCGGAGACGTGATGACCGGCCGCGGCATCGATCAGGTGCTGCCGCACCCGAGCGATCCGCGCCTCCACGAGCCGTACGTTCGCGACGCGCGCACCTACGTGGAGCTCGCGGAACGCGCCAACGGCGCCATTCCGCGCCCGGCGAGCTTCGCTTATATATGGGGCGCGGCTCTCGCCGACCTCGCGCGCGTCGCGCCCGATGCGCGCATCGTGAATCTCGAGACCAGCGTAACCCGCAGCGGCGCGTACTGGCCCGGCAAGGGCATCCACTACCGGATGCACCCCGCAAACGTCGGCTGCCTGACGGCGGCCGGCATCGATTGCTGCGTGCTCGCGAACAATCACGTGCTCGACTGGGGGTTCGACGGGCTCGTCGAGACGCTCGACGTGTTGCGGGGGGCGGGGATCCGCACGGCGGGCGCCGGCCGGAACCTCGGCGAGGCGCAGGCCCCGGCATCGATCGAGCTCGGCGCGGGACGCGTTCTCGTGTTCGCGTGCGGCGCCGCGACGAGCGGCATCCCTTCCGCGTGGGCGGCAACGGAGTCGGCGCCGGGCGTCAGGCTGCTGAGCGACCTGAGCCGCGCGGCCGCGCGACGCTTGTCCCGATACATCGAGCCCCTCAAAGCCGCGGGCGACGTCGTCGTCGTGTCCGTGCACTGGGGCGGCAACTGGGGCTACGCGATTCCGGAAGACGAGCGCATCTTTGCCCACGAGCTGATCGACGGCGGCTGCGTGGACGTCGTGCACGGCCACTCGGCGCATCATGCGAAGGGCATCGAGGTCTATCGGGGCAAGCTGATTCTGTACGGCTGCGGCGATTTCTTGACCGACTACGAAGGCATCACCGGTCACGAGCGCTATCGCGGGGACTTGTCCTTGATGTATTTCGTGACCCTGGACGCTTCCTCGGGCCGCCTGCAGCGCTGCGAAATCACACCGCTCAAGATGCTGCGGTTCAGCCTGCAACGGGCCGCCGATGCCGACGCGGCTTGGCTCGCGGCGATGCTCACTCGCGAAGGGGAGGCGCTCGGCACGAGCGCGTCGCTGTCGGCCGACGGCAGGCTGATGCTGCGGTTCCGGGTTCGAGCGTAG
- a CDS encoding DUF1496 domain-containing protein — protein MEGKTLQVGAQDPERRNSPVAWEEDEDTDMLRESIPGDPVCFFNDSAYPHGTTVKSGDVLLRCDHGLWVPAGPSDPTNP, from the coding sequence ATGGAAGGCAAGACTCTGCAAGTGGGTGCGCAGGATCCCGAGCGCAGAAACTCGCCGGTGGCCTGGGAAGAGGACGAGGACACCGACATGCTGCGAGAGTCGATCCCCGGGGACCCGGTGTGCTTCTTCAACGACAGCGCTTACCCCCATGGGACGACTGTCAAGAGCGGGGACGTGCTGCTACGTTGCGACCACGGACTGTGGGTCCCGGCGGGACCCAGCGACCCCACCAATCCGTGA